The nucleotide sequence CAAATCGCGATCATGAAAAAATCAGACCACGACTTCTTCTTTCTTCTTCACTTCCTTCGCGATATTGTCGCGGCTCAGACCGAACATCAGCAAGAGCGGGCTGGCTACCAATACCGAAGAGTAAATACCGAACACAATGCCGATGGTCAATGCCATTGAGAAACCGTGCAACGCCGCGCCGCCGAACACCAGCATGGAAACGACCATTGCTTCGGTCGAGCCGTGGGTGATGATGGTACGGCTCATGGTGGCGGTAATCGCATTGTCGATGACTTGCGGAACGGTGTGTCCGCGCATACTCGGCTTGCGGAAGTTCTCGCGAATACGGTCGAAGACGACGACGGATTCGTTCACGGAATAACCCAATACGGCAAGGATACCCGCTAACACGGTCAGTGAGAACTCCCATTGGAAGAAGGCGAAGCAGCCTAAAATAATCACGATGTCGTGCATATTCGCGATGATGGCGGATACGGCGAAACGCCATTCAAAGCGCATCGACAGGTAAACGATGATACCCGCCACGACGAAACCCAGTGCCATCAGACCGTTGGTTACCAATTCTTCGCCCACCTGCGGACCGATGAATTCGACTTGGCGCAGGGTAACGTCAGGCTGCTCTTTTTTCAGCAAGTCCATAACCTGATTGGAAAGCTGCGCTGAAGTTACACCTTCTTTGTTGGGCAGACGAATCATGATGTGTTTGTTCGTACCCAACGCCTGAACTTGAACATCGCCCATTTTCAGGGTATCGAGTTTTTCACGGGTTTTATTGACGTCCACGCCCTGCTGATATTGCACTTCCATCACAGTACCGCCGGTAAATTCGACGGAGAAGTTCAAACCTTTGGTAACGAGGAAGAATACGGCGGCAATAAAGGTTACCAACGAAATAAAGGTCGTCAGTTTGCCGTAGCTCATAAATGGGATGTCGCGTTTGATTTTAAAGAGTTCCATGTCTTACTCCTTGCCAGCCGCAGTTTCGGCTTTAGGCTTCCATACTGCGCCGATGGAAATGTTCTGCAATTTGCGGCGACGTCCGTACCATAAGTTAACCAAGGCGCGGAAGACGACGACGGATGAGTACATCGAAGTCAGGATACCCAGACAGTGTACGACGGCAAAACCGCGGACCGGACCGGAACCGAATACCAAGAGGGCGATACCGGCAATCAGTGAAGTCAGGTTGGAGTCTACAATGGTTGCCCATGCGTGTTGGAAACCGAGGTTGATTGCCTGTTGAGGCGGCACGCCTTCGCGCAATTCTTCGCGGATACGTTCGTTAATCAATACGTTCGAGTCAATCGCCATACCCAATGTTAACGCCAATGCGGCAATACCGGGCAGCGTCAGCGTTGCTTGCATGGCAGACAAAATACCGACCAAAAACAGGATGTTGGTACTCAGGGCGATGGTCGAGAAAAAGCCCATCAAGCGGTAGTAAACCACCATAAACAAGGCAACGGCGGCAAAGCCCCACAAGGTGGAATTGAAACCTTTTTCAATGTTTTCTTTACCCAAAGACGGGCCGATGGTGCGCTCTTCCACGATTTGCATCGGCGCAGCGAGCGAACCGGCACGCAGCAACAAAGAGGTATCATTGGCCTCCGCCTGCGTCATGCTGCCGGAAATTTCCACGCGTCCGCCGGTAATAGCTGAGCGGATAACCGGTGCGGTAACCACTTCGGATTTACCTTGGTCAATCAACACCATCGCCATGCGTTTGCCGACGTTGGCGGCGGTCAATTCACCAAAAATACTGCCGCCTGCGCTATCCAAGCTCAGGCTGACGGCAGGTGCGCCCATTTGATCGAAACTGGGTTGCGCGTCATTGATATTGTCGCCTGTCAATTCAACCTGCTTGTTAATCAATAGGCTTTCGGGGTGATCACCACTACTGGTCAACAGCTCGAAACCGCTCGGAACATTGCCTTCCAAAGCTTCGCGCACTTTGACAGGGTCGTCTTCCACCATGCGCACTTCCAAAGTCGCGGTACGGCCAATGATGTCTTTTGCTTTGGCTGTATCTTGTACACCCGGCAACTGCACGACAATGCGGTCGAGGCCGGATTGCTGGATGACAGGTTCAGCCACGCCCAGCTCGTTGACACGATTATGCAAAGTGGTGATGTTTTGTTTCACCGCATCAGAGCGTACTTTGTTAATCGCTTCTTCGGATAATGTCAGCGTGATGTTATTGCCATCAGCGTTCAAATTTGCCTCAGGGAAAAGCTGACGCAGCTTAGGCATGGCTTTTTGTACGTCGGCAGCGTCCTGCATCGGGACAATCAGACCGTTTTCAATCTGACGGACGGTACCGGTACGGATTTTTTCACGGCGCATTTCGCGACGGATGTCGCCCGAATAACGTTCAAACGTTTTCTGCATCGCAGCTTTCATGTCCACCTGCATAGTGAAATGCACGCCGCCGCGCAAGTCCAAACCCAAGAACATCGGATTTGCTCCGATTTTGGCCATCCATTCGGGGCTGTCCGCGAGCAGGTTGAGCGCAGTAATATAGCCATCGCCCAAAGTGTTTTCGATGACATCGCGGGCTTTAAGCTGGGTTTCGGTATCTTTGAAACGCACTTTCAGCGAGTTGTTTGTAACAAACATCCCGTCGGTCTGAATACCTGCCTGCTTCAGCGCGGCATCCACTTTGGACTGGGTCTGTTCGTTGATAACGATGGCTTGTCGGTTGGTTGATACCTGCACTGCGGGCGTTTCACCGAAAAGGTTGGGCAGCGAATACACTACGGCAACCAAAATCGAGCACGCAATCAGCAGGTATTTCCATAAAGGATAACGGTTCATGGTAAACCTTCGATTTATTATGAAGACAAACAGCCGCGCTCAGCTTTCCGAGGCGGCTCTTGGCGAAAATACGGATTACTCGGCTTTGGCGGCAATCGCGTTACGTTCCACTTCGACTTCGATTTTTGCACCTTGACCGATGTCCACAGTGAAAAACTGTTCGCCGACTTTGGTAACGCGGCCTTTGAAACCTGCTGCCAAAACAACTTTATCGCCGACTTTCAAAGCAGCAAGCATGGCTTGGTGTGCTTTGAATTTCTTTTGTTGAGGACGCATGATCAGGAAGTAGAACACCACCATAATCAGCACTAAAGGGGCAAATTGGGCCACAGTTTGATTCATAATTTGTCCGTTTTCTAAGAGATTAAAATTAAGTAAAACACCGCTTGCGGCAGAAAAAAGCATTGGTACGACCGCAAAATTAAGCTATTCTAAAGGTCGTCTGAAAAATTTCCAAGCCTTTCCCTATTTATTAACCATATTTATCATGTCAGGTCGTCTGAAAATGAATTTTCAACGACATTTAAAACCTGATTCCTTCCTACCAACGACAAGCCCCGCGCCCTTTTCCTCATGAAAAAACTCATTCGACGACTGCGTACGCGCCTACGCCGCCTCTTGGGTAAAAATGCGCGTACGGTCTGGATTTCTCATCCCGTTTTTGCGCAACACCAACCCGGCACAGGTCATCCCGACTCGCCCGAACGCACTGCCGTTATCGAGGCGGAGCTCAAACGTCAGGATATTTGGCGGCATCTTCAAACTGCCGAAGCCGAAGAAATCAGCGATACCCGCCTCGCCTTGGTTCACCCGCGCAAATATCTGCGCTCGCTCGAAGCCTGCCAGCCCCAACCGGACAAAATCTACCGCATCGACGACGATACCGTCATGAGCCATGGTTCGCTCAAAGCCGCCCGTTACGCCGCAGGGGCTGTCGTTCAGGCGGTAGATATGGTGATGAATAAGAAAGCATGGCACGCCTTTTGCGCCATCCGCCCACCCGGACACCATGCACACAGCGATAAAGCCGGCGGTTTCTGCCTATTAAACAATGTCGCAACAGGTGTCATGCATGCCATCGCCGAATATCGACTCCAACGCATCGCCGTCATCGACTTTGACGTCCATTACGGCGACGGCACAGCAGAAATCTTCAAAGACGATCCGCGCGTCCTGTTTATGAACCTTTTTGAAACCGACCTCTTCCCATTTCCCGAAACCAACCATTCCGCCAACGGCACCAATATGTTGCACCTGCCTTTCGCGTCCAATACCGGCAGCCGCGTCTTCCGCACTACCGTACGCGAAAAATGGTTGAACAAACTGACCGCATTCAAACCCGAACTGGTCTTACTGTCCGCAGGTTTCGACGGACACAAACAAGACGAAACAGGTCGTCTGAACCTGCACGAAGCCGATTTCGCCTGGTTGACCCACAAAATCATCCAAGCCGCATCAAGCTGCCCAGGCAAAATCGTCTCCGTACTAGAAGGCGGCTACACGCTCGAACCTTTGGCAAAATCCGCCGCAGCCCATATCGGCGTCCTAGTAGGACTACCCAAGGCAGACTATGTTGCCGCCTATCAAAGACACTTGAAACGCGGGCAAAAAAGGGGAGATTCCCAGTTTTCCGAATGGCAATCTAAATTATTAAACGAAAGATTATCTAAAAATAAGACTCAAGGTTTTCAGACGACCTTTTAGCGGGTAGATTGCCCAGATTGTTGTTACCGTAAAAGGTCGTCTGAAAATCCTACCCACTCAAAAACAAACCGCCTTTTCAGGCGGTTTGTTTTCAGCTTAAACAGACGGTTATTGTTTTTTACCGCCGAATACACCGAAGGCATTGTTACTTTTATCTTCTTTGTCATGATAACTGTATCGCCCAGCCATTTCGGCAGCTTTGTCACCGTAGAATCCGCCGGTTACAGAGCCTTGTGCATCTGAAGTCCATTTACCGTTAAAGCTGCTGCCTGCAATATCTGCGGTAAAGGCTCGTTCATTCATATACGATCTATCTCCACTATTAATCTTACCTGCGATGGTTTTAGTATCGAAGTTAACATCGGCGGTAAATGAACCGGTGGTACGGTAGGTGTTGCCGGCATCCACCCAGTTTTCCTTATCATCCAAGTTACGGGCACGGAAATTCAACACATCGCCTGCGTATTTAGCCGTACCGGACGGCAGAGAGGCACTCATTACCCCTTGAACAAACAAGGAGTAGGCATTATCGGCAAGTTTTGCCGCACCGAAGACAACATTGCTCAAATTGCCTGAAGCAACAAACGACTTGTAGTCCGAACCCAATTCAGTTCGATAGAGCTTGTTGGTAACAGGTGCCAAAGCGATTGCCGTACCGTTGATGACGACTTTGGTCAAATCGGCGATATTCGATAAGACGTATTGCTCACCTGTTTCGCCTTTTTTCAATTCGGCTGCGGCAGCGTCAACTTTAGGCTGAGTTACAGGCGCATCAGGTTTGGCAACCGGCGCATCAGGCTGTCCGCCTGCTTGAGCTGCTGCATCTTGGCGTTTTGCACCAAACACACCGCGCGCCACTACGTCTTCATTACGTTGGTTTTTGCCTGCCGCACTATATGTACCGGCAAGTTGGTCTGCCTTCGCACCAAAGAATCCGCCTTGCATCGTACCTTGCTTGTTGGAGAAGGTGTTGCCGTGCAGATCGCCATTGAAAGACAGATTTTCCGCCATATCGCGCGCATTGGATTTGACGACACCTGCAATCCTATCGCCACCGCTACCACCGCCAACCGTTTGATCGGAATAGCGGTTGATGCCGACATTGATGGTTTTTTGGTCGAAATTGACTCTTGCAGTAACATCGGTTGCTTTGGCGGCAGAATACAGATTGGCCAGCTTGGCTTGCGAACCGGTTTCAAAAATTTCTTGCAGACCTCTTGTATTGATCGGCAGTCCGTTTTGGAAATGCAGGCCGATGCCTTTATAGGTTGCATCCCCTCTTTGGGCTGCAACGGTATCGCTGCCTGATGGCGTGCCTTGGACAAACAACGCCTGTTTCACATCACGCAGATCGCTGACATCGGCAACACCGCCGTAACGAACGTCAGGCAGCAGGTCGCCGCTGTGTACCGCATATTGTGCTGCATCGGCTTTACCGCCGTTCGTACTTCTTTCGCCCAACGTGAACTCACCTGCTTTAACGTCTTTGGTATTAATGGCGACACCATCAAGTACGACGCTGTTTTTATCCGAAGCAGTCGGAGCTTCGGTTTTGGCATATTCCAAATCGCCGGTTTCACGCTTTTTCGCTACCAAGACACCGCCATCCAAAGCCTTGCTCATTACTTTGCCTTCACCGCCAAAACCTTGACCTGAATTGGCCTCATTGGCTTTCTTAGCGTCTTCAGCTTTCTTGGCTTCTTCAGCTTTCTTGGCTTCTTCAGCTTTCTTGGCTTCTTCAGCTTTCTTGGCTTCTTCAGCTTTCTTGGCTTCTTCAGCTTTCTTGGCTTCTTCAGCTTTCTTGGCTTCTTCAGCTTTCTTGGCTTCTTCAGCTTTCTTGGCTTCTTCAGCTTTCTTGGCTTCTTCAGCTTTCTTGGCTTCTTCAGCTTTCTTGGCTTCTTCGGCTTTCTTAGCGTCTTCAGTTTGTTTTGAATCACCTCCTCCGCCCGAGCCGGAATTATTGCCTGGCCGTTGCGGGGTCGGTGCAGGCTGTGCAGACGGCGTGCCACCACCGCTTGAACCGCATGCACTCAATGCGATGCTGCAGGCAATCGCCAACATACTTAATTTAAATGATTCCTTCATGGTCAAACTCCTGAATGTGATAATGGTATTTTGGAATGATGGTGATAAAATATTTGATAATTATTTACATCAAACCAATTAAAATATACCGCAAATGCGGATAACCAAACGGTACTAAACTTGTATCAGTATGAAGGTCGTCTGAAAACGGAATTTATGAATCCGTGCATACAGATGTGTTTCAGACGACCTCTACTTATATCGTCAAACCATTAATGACGATGCGGAACAAAGCCTTCCGGAGCTTCCGCACCTGCAGGCAGGTCAAATGTTTCGCGCAGAACAACTTTGTAGAACGCAAATGCATCTTTTGCACCTTGAATCGCTTCGGCTTCAGCTTCAGGGCTTAAACCCAAAGCATTCAGATGCTCGACAAAAGCACGCCAATGTTTGCCGCGGCCGTTCGGATGGGGAGCGAGGTGGCGCGCGCCGTGTTCGCCGGTGTAATCCAGCTTTTGCGCGTGTTTAAACAAAAATGCCGCGCCCAAATTAGAACCTTCGGCGCAATACAGCCAACCGATGGCTTTATTGCCGGTTTCATGCGGCAGCGGTTTGCCGTATTCGTAAGGTTTGTCGCCCAAATCCGCCAAGTCTTGCGTTACCGCATCGTAACGCGCCATGTATTCCAGCTCGGGAATGGCTTTGTTCAACTCGGGGTCTTTATAGATATGATCGACCGCTTTGTGGAACACGGATTGCAGTTTCAAAAATTTGATGTAGTTCTCTTTATTGGAAAACGGCTCGACAGACATAACCAAGTTGTCCACGCTATCGTGAATAGTTGTAGTCTGCTCTTTCAGCCGTTTGGCAAAAGTCAGCTCTTGTGTTTCGCTCATGTGAATATCCTTCATACAGTTTCAGACGACCTTCGGATCGCCTTTATTTAAACAAAGTGGATTGGATAGGTTTGAAAACGGATATGGGATGGAAGCGGAGGTTTGTGAGATTGAAAACCCACCAAATCTGTTTGAAAACAAACCATCGGGTTTCGTTATTTTATGAAATATTTTTTTAAAATATATATCATTCCAATTCAAATGGCAAGAGAATGATTTGCAGCTACTTGCAACTACAAGATAATAACGGACAATTTTCCACCTTCGGCAAACAAGAGATGCAGGCTTAACGGAAAATGGTTCTATAACCATAAAAAATATTGTTTACAAAGACATGACGACATCTCGGCAGACGCCGCCCTTGCCTCACCTGCGTCAAAACGGCATACTTTCGCCATACTGAGCCGCAGGTCGTCTGAAACCTGCCACACTGTCAAAAAGGAAGAAACAACATGAACCCTATCCGCCCCTTCTTAGACCATACCCCGCAAATTCACGAATCCTGCCTCATCGACGAAACTTCCGTCATCATCGGCGAAGTATCGCTTGCCGAAGACGTATCCGTTTGGCCGTATGCCGTTTTGCGCGGCGACGTGAACAGCATCAGCATCGGCGCGCGCAGCAATGTACAGGACGGCAGTGTCTTGCACGTTTCGCACAAAAACGCGGAAAAGCCCGAAGGCTCACCCCTTATCATCGGCGAAGACGTAACCGTCGGACACAAAGTCATGCTGCACGGCTGCCGCATCGGCGATCGTGTGTTGATCGGGATGGGTACAATTATTCTGGACGATACCGTCATTGAAGACGACGTGATGATAGGCGCAGGCAGCTTGGTGCCGCCGCGCAAACGTTTGGAAAGCGGCTATCTCTATGTCGGTTCGCCCGTCAAACAAGTCCGCCCGCTGACCGAAAAAGAAAAAGAATTTTTGAAATATTCTTCCGCGCATTATGTGCGCTTGTCCGGCCAACACAAACAGTCAAAATAATTTTCAGACGACCTTATATCCCCTAAAAAAGAAAGTTTTATGCACACACTCTACCTAGCCTCCGGCAGCCCGCGCCGCCGCGAAATTCTGGAAAACTTAAGATTCAAAGTTATCCGTATCCCTGCCGACATTAACGAAACGCCGCATTCCGACGAAAAAGCCGCCGATTATGTGCAACGTATGGCGCAGGAAAAAAATGCCGCCGCTGTCGAGCAATGGTTTGCCACACACGACGCGTCGCCCGAATATCCGATCCTGACCGCCGACACTACGGTCGCCTATCAAAACCACATCCTCGGCAAACCGGAAACCGAAGCCCAAGCAGCCGAAATGCTCGCCCGGCTTTCAGGGCAGACGCATCAGGTGCTGACTGCCGTATGCGTATATTGGCAAGGGAAAACGCGCGGCGTTTTACAAACCAGCGACGTGCGTTTCAAAACCTTGTCTGCCGAAGAAATATCCGCCTATATCCGAAGCGGCGAACCGATGGACAAAGCGGGCGCGTATGGCATTCAGGGTTTGGGCGGCGTGTTTGTCGAGCATTTGCAAGGCAGCTTCACCGGCGTGATGGGCCTGCCAGTTTACGAAACGGTCGGCTTGTTGGAACAATTCGGATTGAGCGCTCCCCCATTTGCCTGATTTTAAATACCTTCAAACAAACATTATGAAAACATACGCCTTCCCCTTTTTATCCGCAGTATTCCTTCTTGCAGGCTGCGCTGCTTTTTCAGACGACGGCACACCTTCCATCCGCGAAGGCAACGACAGCATCCTCTCTTTCGGGAAGCTTGGCTCCGCTACGGAAGATGCGCCCGCAGGCGGCTGGGTCATGCTCGGCGATCAATACACCTATGTGTTAGACAAAGGGTCGTCTGAAAAGCTATCTCCCGTCTTTAAGGCCAAACTGAAACATCCCTACAAAATCAAGTTTGCCTCTTCTATGAAGAATATCAAAAAGGTAGGGTTTACCGTTTGGCAGGAGGATCGCAGATTCAGCACACTGCTTTGCCTGTCTTACCCCCATGCTGATAAAGATGAAGAAAAAACGCTGGAAAAATTGGCGTTCACCTTCAGTAAAGGGGAAAAAACGCCATTCAAGTGCATCAACCTCGACGGCAAAATCTATCAGCCCGTCCCGGCTGCCGGTTCGGGTTTACCGCTGCACGTCAACCTCGACATTCACACCCGCTCTTCCAACAAAAACCTGACAATCGACGTACCTCCCCTATCCGCAGGCATACGCCCCGCAATACCGCCCGTCCGCCCGCTCCATTTTTAAGCACTATCCGCCACACAAACCAAAAGGTCGTCTGAAAATTTTTCAGACGACCTTTTCTCAAGCTAACGCTTCTAAATTTAATTAGTACCAACCGCGCAGTTTCATCGCTTTTTCAACGCGGCGGATACTCATCATATAAGACGCGGTACGCAGATCCACATCATATTCTTGCGCCAGATTCCAAATATCGCGGAACGCGCGGCGCAGGACGACGGTTTCTTTTTCCTGAACTTCGTCAAATTCCCAATAATAGCCTTGCAGGTTTTGCACCCATTCGAAATAGGAAACGACCACACCGCCGCAGTTCGCCAGAATATCGGGGACGACCAATACGCCGTTTTGACGCAGGATGGCATCGGCTTCGGGCGTAGTCGGGCCGTTTGCGCCTTCGACCACGATTTTGGCACGGACTTTGCCGGCGTTTTCGGAAGTCAGTTGGTTTTCCAAAGCACATGGGGCAAGTACGTCCACATCCAATGCCAAGAGTTCGGCGTTGCTGATTTCTTTGCCATAACCCGCTTCGTTGGTAATGAAGCCTTTTTCTTGGAACTCTTTGAAGAGGGCTTCCATATCCAAGCCGTTTTCGTTGTAGATGGCGACATCAACGGTGGAAACGGCAACGACTTTCGCGCCGGATTGATGCGCGTAATAGCCTGTGTGATAGCCCACATTACCGAAGCCCTGAATGGCGTAGGTTGCGCCTTTAACGTCTTTGCCGAGTTTTTCCAAAGCTTGGACGGCGGCAAAGTTTACGCCGTAACCTGTCGCTTCGGTACGCGCCAAAGAGCCGCCGAATTCAACCGGTTTGCCGGTGAACACACCCGGCGCGGATTTTTTAACGACGTTTTCGTAGGCATCAACCATCCACGACATGATTTTGCCGTTGGTGTTCACATCGGGGGCGGGAATATCGATTTTCTCGCCGATGAGCGGGGAAATAGCTTCGGAATAAGCGCGTGAAATGCGTTCCAACTCTGCTTCGGAGTAATCGCGCGGATCCAAAGTAATGCCGCCTTTGCCGCCACCATAAGGAATGCCCGCAACGCAGCATTTGATGGTCATCCAAATCGATAGGGCTTTGACTTCGTCCAGATTCACATGGGGATGGAAACGCACGCCGCCTTTGTAGGGGCCGACGGCATTGTTATGTTGCGAACGGTAGCCGGTGAAGGTTTTGACCGTGCCGTCGTCGAGTTTGACGGGGAAGGTAACTTCCAAAACGCGTTGCGGGCTTTTCAGGATTTCATACACCGCAGGGTCGGCATTGAGCCGGTCGCAGGCGGTTTTGACCTGTTTGCGGGCGATTTCGAAAGGATTAAGGGTTTCTTTTGCGGCGGATTGGGACATTTCTCTTCCTTCTCATGTCGGATTGAGGTTTAAAGACTTTGCAGCTGTAACTATAACCAATTTCCAAATGAAATGTAATAGCATGTAGTCGGTATTTTCAAAGTTGATTAATTTATATATGGTTTTATTTTTCAGACGACTGAAGAGCACATTCAAACTGCTTCGTCCATCCCTTTACAGAATGTTTCTATTTTCTGAACGCTCTCCAAAAACCTTTGTTTTTAAAAAAGGTCGTCTGAAAATTGAATCAGCCTGTCTTTCAAAGTCAAAGTTTCTGAAAATCAATGAAATGCCATTTCAAGCTCCAACTATATTGTTAACAATCCATCTGAAAACTACCTGTCGGGAAACAATGTTAAAATACGCGTCCCTATCATTCACGAGCAAAACACATCATGACCGCCGCCATCGAACACGTCCAAGCCGCCGCCTTTGATTTGGACGGCACATTATGCGATTCCGTCCCCGACCTTGCCGCCGCAGCCGAAGCCATGCGCGAATATCTCGACATGGAGCCGCTGCCCGCCAAAACGGTAGAAAGCTACGTCGGTGACGGCATCGGCAAACTCGTCCACCGCGTCATCACCGACGACCGCGACCAAGAAGCCGCGCCCGATTTATGGGAAAAAGGCTTCGTTTTCTACATGAAATACTACCGCGATCACTTGAGCGACTTCACCCGCCCCTACCCCGAAACCGAGGCCGGACTGGCATTGCTCAAATCGCTGGGCATCCCGCTGGTGGTCATTACCAACAAAAACGAAATCCTCGCTGTCGAACTCTTAAAACAGCTCGGACTTGCCGACTACTTCAGCCTGATTCTCGGCGGCGACAGCCTGCCCGAAAAGAAACCCAGCCCGCTGCCGCTGCAACACGCCGCCGAAGTCTTAGGCATTGATCCTGCCAACATGATTATGGTCGGCGACTCCCGCAACGACATCATCGCCGCCAAAGCCGCCGGCTGCCTCAGCGTCGGCGTAACCTTCGGCTACGGCGACATGACCCTGCTCTCGCAAGACAAAGCAACCAAGCCCGACTGGATTATCGGCTCACTGCCCGAAATCTACGAAAACCTGCGACCGAAAAAAGCGGAAGACGACGAATAACCGGTATCCTTGTTTTCAGACGACCTTTATTTCAGCTTCAAAGGTCGTCTGAAAATAGAGCAGTGGAAATAAAAAGACTCGTCATTCCCGAACAAAGAGAATGACGGAATGAAAGTTTCTTATCTCTCCTCCATCCTACAACCTGCAAGTCAGATTCAAAAATCTGACCTACGAATCGACCTTTTCAGACGACCTCTG is from Neisseria sicca and encodes:
- a CDS encoding phosphoglycolate phosphatase, which produces MTAAIEHVQAAAFDLDGTLCDSVPDLAAAAEAMREYLDMEPLPAKTVESYVGDGIGKLVHRVITDDRDQEAAPDLWEKGFVFYMKYYRDHLSDFTRPYPETEAGLALLKSLGIPLVVITNKNEILAVELLKQLGLADYFSLILGGDSLPEKKPSPLPLQHAAEVLGIDPANMIMVGDSRNDIIAAKAAGCLSVGVTFGYGDMTLLSQDKATKPDWIIGSLPEIYENLRPKKAEDDE